A single Heptranchias perlo isolate sHepPer1 unplaced genomic scaffold, sHepPer1.hap1 HAP1_SCAFFOLD_1424, whole genome shotgun sequence DNA region contains:
- the LOC137308885 gene encoding ecto-ADP-ribosyltransferase 5-like, which produces MGRMASIRAATFVRFYDYESYFSCSPVDRSPAEARDASGERPGRFSGQLIGLGRVPGCSAEPETEADPTPWMGLLERERAGSPALDEAWEEASREWARMKEEGRRAPGGIGDHLAVAVICYTLEFPAPPLGPLYLRFNEASRQCYRLPGGPGQCPEFRALRQLLASALRGLREAEGGQVRGVVYRGASRPFWAEVGATVQFGSYTSTSVSRQAAEGFAWGPTGSTMFHIRTAKGASVERLSPFPQEREVLIPPCEAFRVDRVRTSLLASRPRVDLYLTSLDLGSAAFGPSVPWALYLLLPLSALCC; this is translated from the coding sequence atgggtcgaatggcctccatccgcGCTGCAACctttgtacgattctatgattatgaGTCTTATTTCTCCTGCTCCCCAGTTGACCGCAGCCCGGCCGAGGCGAGGGATGCTTCGGGGGAAAGGCCCGGCCGTTTCTCGGGCCAGCTGATCGGCCTTGGGAGGGTGCCCGGTTGCTCGGCGGAGCCAGAAACGGAGGCGGACCCGACGCCCTGGATGGGACTCTTGGAGAGGGAGCGCGCGGGCAGTCCGGCCCTGGACGAGGCGTGGGAGGAGGCCTCTCGGGAGTGGGCGAGGatgaaggaggaggggaggagggcccCGGGGGGGATTGGGGACCACCTGGCGGTGGCCGTCATCTGCTACACCCTGGAGTTCCCCGCGCCCCCGCTGGGGCCGCTGTACCTCCGTTTCAACGAGGCCTCCCGTCAATGTTACCGGCTGCCCGGGGGCCCTGGGCAATGCCCTGAATTCCGGGCGCTCCGCCAGCTCCTGGCTTCGGCCCTGCGGGGCCTGAGGGAGGCCGAGGGAGGGCAGGTCCGGGGCGTGGTGTACCGGGGAGCTTCGAGGCCTTTCTGGGCAGAGGTCGGAGCCACGGTCCAGTTCGGGAGCTACACCTCCACCTCGGTCAGCAGGCAGGCGGCCGAGGGCTTTGCCTGGGGACCAACCGGCAGCACCATGTTCCACATCCGCACAGCCAAGGGGGCCTCGGTCGAGCGACTGTCTCCCTTTCCCCAGGAGAGGGAGGTCTTGATCCCCCCCTGCGAGGCCTTCCGGGTGGACAGGGTCAGGACCTCGCTGCTGGCGTCACGACCCCGCGTCGACCTCTACCTGACCTCCCTTGACCTGGGGTCAGCGGCCTTTGGCCCCTCCGTCCCCTGGGCCCTctacctcctcctgcccctctccgccctctgcTGCTGA